The Solibacillus daqui genome has a segment encoding these proteins:
- the coaD gene encoding pantetheine-phosphate adenylyltransferase, with translation MTEKIAVVPGSFDPVTKGHLDIIRRAADVFDVVYVAVLNNSSKQPLFSIEERTELIKEVTKDLPNIHIETSSGLLIDYAREKNAKAIVRGLRAVSDFEYEMQITSMNRVLDENIETFFIMTKNQYSFLSSSIVKEVAKYGGNVSELVPACVEQALKQKFHN, from the coding sequence ATGACGGAAAAAATAGCTGTAGTACCAGGAAGTTTTGACCCGGTTACAAAGGGGCATCTGGATATTATTCGACGTGCAGCAGATGTGTTTGATGTAGTCTATGTCGCAGTATTAAACAACTCTTCAAAACAGCCACTATTTTCGATAGAAGAACGTACAGAGTTAATCAAAGAGGTAACGAAAGATTTACCGAATATCCATATTGAAACATCTTCGGGTCTTTTAATTGATTATGCTCGTGAAAAAAACGCAAAGGCGATTGTACGTGGGTTACGTGCTGTTTCAGACTTTGAATATGAAATGCAAATTACCTCGATGAACCGTGTTTTAGATGAAAATATCGAAACATTTTTCATCATGACAAAAAATCAATATTCGTTTTTAAGTTCAAGCATCGTAAAGGAAGTCGCGAAATATGGCGGCAATGTTAGCGAGCTTGTACCTGCATGCGTTGAACAAGCGTTAAAACAAAAATTTCATAACTAA
- a CDS encoding acetyl-CoA carboxylase biotin carboxyl carrier protein subunit has protein sequence MTQVKAQMAGTVYEVSVKEGDSVTKGQTLIILESMKMEIAHEAENDGTIEKVNVAEGDFVEENDVLVELA, from the coding sequence ATGACACAAGTAAAAGCACAAATGGCAGGTACCGTTTATGAGGTGAGTGTAAAAGAGGGAGATAGCGTTACGAAAGGGCAAACATTAATTATCTTAGAATCAATGAAAATGGAAATTGCACATGAGGCTGAAAATGATGGCACAATTGAAAAAGTGAACGTTGCTGAAGGGGATTTTGTAGAAGAAAATGATGTATTAGTAGAATTAGCCTAA
- a CDS encoding SepM family pheromone-processing serine protease, producing the protein MNNKAKISLGIFFIFLIVISFYRLDYYITKPGGTYDVSDFLSVQNGDVDDEGALYMTTVAMGRATILTYAMASVMDYYDIVKINDVRQEEEDDEEYNVRQLKYMTDSQFSATYVAFKHAGLDYQVTYKGLYVLNVLAKGAADGHLKPGDEIVEADGKRIDSLETFREIITPKTNGDQIRLVVKRNDKLIDVNLDIKEIPGSDGRYGIGITYSESKSIKTDPKVNVKTEDIGGPSAGLMFTLELLNQLIDEDITKGYNVAGTGEMFEDGTVGRIGGIEKKIVSADKKGVDIFFAPDDEITEAMLEYDPNIESNYETAKKTGEKIKTNMKIVPVKTIDDALDYLEKLQPKN; encoded by the coding sequence ATGAACAATAAAGCGAAAATTTCATTAGGAATCTTTTTTATCTTTTTAATAGTGATATCTTTTTATCGCTTGGATTATTATATTACAAAACCTGGTGGTACCTATGATGTGAGCGATTTCCTATCCGTTCAAAATGGTGATGTGGACGATGAGGGTGCACTATACATGACAACCGTTGCAATGGGACGTGCAACCATTCTCACGTATGCAATGGCGAGTGTTATGGACTATTATGACATTGTAAAAATTAACGATGTACGTCAAGAGGAAGAAGATGACGAGGAATATAATGTACGCCAATTAAAATACATGACGGATTCACAGTTTAGTGCAACGTATGTCGCGTTTAAACACGCAGGGTTAGATTATCAAGTGACGTATAAAGGGCTCTACGTACTCAATGTGTTAGCAAAAGGTGCGGCAGATGGGCATTTAAAGCCGGGCGATGAAATTGTTGAAGCAGATGGCAAGCGCATTGATAGTTTAGAAACGTTCCGTGAAATCATTACCCCAAAAACTAATGGGGATCAAATTCGTCTTGTAGTGAAGCGTAATGACAAACTGATTGATGTTAATTTAGATATTAAAGAAATTCCAGGTTCGGATGGCCGTTATGGGATAGGTATAACCTATTCAGAAAGTAAATCGATCAAAACCGACCCGAAAGTGAACGTGAAAACGGAAGATATTGGTGGTCCTTCAGCAGGTTTAATGTTTACTTTAGAGCTATTAAATCAGTTGATTGACGAAGATATTACAAAAGGCTATAACGTGGCAGGTACTGGTGAAATGTTTGAAGATGGTACAGTAGGTCGCATTGGTGGGATTGAGAAAAAGATTGTATCAGCAGATAAAAAAGGAGTCGATATTTTCTTTGCGCCTGATGATGAAATAACAGAAGCGATGCTTGAGTATGACCCAAACATCGAATCTAATTATGAAACTGCGAAGAAAACAGGCGAAAAAATTAAGACCAACATGAAAATAGTGCCGGTGAAAACGATTGATGATGCACTGGACTATTTGGAAAAATTACAACCAAAAAATTAA
- a CDS encoding acyl-CoA carboxylase subunit beta — protein MQANYKEHLQQKIETIYSGGAQKYHEKLKETNKLFVRDRLELLFDNGIYEEDARFANCEADDLPADGVVTAIGQIDGQTVCVMANDSTIKAGSWGSRTVEKIIRIQETAEKLQVPMLYLVDSAGARITDQLEMFPGRRGAGRIFHNQVRMSGAIPQICILFGPSAAGGAYIPAFCDIVIMVEGNASMYLGSPRMAEKVIGEKVTLEEMGGARMHCTVSGCGDVLVETEEQAIREARRYIGYFPANFSEFPPLEQPKAPIAGRALEEIVPENQNAPFDMYEAIDQIIDEGSFFEIKKLFASELITGLARIDGQVVGIIANQPKVKGGVLFVDSADKAAKFITLCDAFSIPLLFLADVPGFMIGTKVEKAGIIRHGAKFISAMSSATVPKISVIVRKAYGAGLYAMCGPAFDPDVVIALPTAQIAVMGPEAAVNAVYSNKIEAIEDPKERMQFVKQKIEEYKEEIDLYKLASEMVIDDIVAPKELRNVLIQRFGYYNSKQMVLPYRKHPVYPV, from the coding sequence ATGCAAGCAAACTATAAAGAGCACTTACAGCAAAAAATCGAAACAATTTATTCGGGTGGCGCTCAAAAATACCATGAAAAGCTAAAAGAAACTAATAAATTATTTGTACGTGATCGTTTGGAGCTATTATTTGATAATGGCATATATGAAGAGGATGCACGTTTTGCAAACTGTGAAGCAGATGATTTACCAGCAGATGGTGTCGTGACAGCAATTGGACAAATCGATGGGCAAACAGTGTGTGTCATGGCTAATGACTCAACGATTAAAGCGGGGTCATGGGGATCACGTACTGTTGAAAAAATCATTCGTATACAAGAAACGGCCGAAAAATTACAAGTACCAATGCTATATTTAGTAGACTCTGCTGGTGCGCGTATTACAGATCAATTAGAGATGTTTCCTGGACGTCGGGGAGCGGGGCGCATTTTTCATAACCAAGTTCGAATGAGTGGGGCAATTCCGCAAATTTGTATTTTATTTGGTCCGTCTGCTGCTGGTGGTGCGTATATCCCCGCCTTTTGTGATATCGTAATCATGGTGGAAGGCAATGCTTCGATGTATTTGGGCTCTCCTCGAATGGCGGAAAAAGTGATTGGGGAAAAGGTGACGCTTGAAGAAATGGGCGGTGCACGTATGCATTGTACGGTAAGTGGCTGTGGGGATGTACTTGTAGAAACAGAGGAGCAGGCAATCCGTGAAGCCCGTCGATACATTGGATATTTTCCGGCTAACTTCTCTGAATTTCCACCGTTAGAACAACCGAAAGCACCGATTGCAGGACGCGCATTAGAAGAAATTGTCCCAGAAAATCAAAATGCACCATTTGATATGTATGAAGCGATTGATCAGATAATTGATGAGGGTAGTTTTTTTGAAATTAAGAAGCTATTTGCATCAGAGTTAATTACAGGACTAGCGCGCATTGATGGTCAAGTTGTAGGAATCATTGCAAACCAGCCTAAAGTAAAAGGTGGTGTATTGTTTGTCGATTCGGCAGACAAGGCTGCTAAGTTCATTACGCTATGTGATGCGTTTTCAATTCCGCTATTATTTTTAGCTGACGTGCCTGGTTTTATGATTGGCACAAAAGTAGAAAAAGCGGGTATTATTCGTCATGGTGCTAAATTTATTTCCGCGATGAGTTCGGCTACCGTGCCGAAAATTTCGGTCATTGTGCGTAAAGCATATGGAGCCGGGCTATATGCGATGTGTGGACCAGCATTTGATCCGGATGTGGTCATTGCATTACCAACTGCTCAAATTGCTGTAATGGGTCCTGAAGCAGCTGTGAATGCAGTGTATTCAAATAAAATTGAAGCGATTGAAGACCCTAAAGAACGCATGCAGTTTGTGAAGCAAAAAATCGAAGAGTACAAAGAAGAAATCGATTTATACAAACTTGCATCAGAAATGGTCATTGATGATATCGTTGCCCCAAAAGAACTACGCAACGTATTAATTCAGCGCTTTGGTTACTATAATTCGAAGCAAATGGTGTTACCATATCGAAAACATCCTGTGTATCCAGTATAA
- a CDS encoding transcriptional regulator → MEQKRRKDQWTVADDEKLAEIVIHSVQNGRTQLEAFEQAAQALNRTKQACGFRWNKTLRTQYGQVLNSVRKRPKQLMRSHLKLALTSFEELTEAYNDLEMKYSELQSDYDKMQKWLQQGFVHVKEKG, encoded by the coding sequence GTGGAACAAAAAAGACGTAAAGATCAATGGACGGTTGCGGATGATGAAAAGCTAGCGGAAATTGTCATTCATAGTGTACAAAATGGTCGTACACAACTAGAGGCGTTTGAGCAAGCTGCCCAAGCGTTAAATCGTACGAAGCAGGCGTGTGGGTTTAGGTGGAATAAAACACTGCGTACGCAATATGGACAAGTGCTAAATAGTGTAAGGAAACGACCGAAGCAACTCATGCGTAGTCATTTGAAATTGGCGTTAACGAGTTTTGAAGAATTGACAGAGGCGTACAATGATTTAGAAATGAAATATTCAGAGCTACAATCAGATTATGATAAAATGCAAAAATGGCTGCAACAAGGCTTCGTCCATGTAAAAGAAAAGGGTTGA
- a CDS encoding YceD family protein: MKWSIHQLSKFRKDGMPLDTNVELDSVKARNLDIRNVSPVHVKGLCTFGASQMTCQLTISATLTLPCARTWEDVEYPVEIETVEVFSWVDPENRGDVDGDIHYVDGEVIDMKPVLEELILLEVPMQVFKENTEGQVQGGKDWSYSTDEDVEKAKEVDEPKLDPRLADLAKYFDQTDE, from the coding sequence ATGAAATGGTCAATTCATCAATTATCGAAGTTTCGAAAAGACGGTATGCCACTTGATACTAATGTCGAGTTGGATAGCGTAAAAGCTCGTAATTTAGATATTCGCAACGTTTCACCCGTTCATGTAAAAGGGCTATGTACTTTTGGTGCATCGCAAATGACTTGTCAATTAACGATTAGCGCTACATTGACGCTTCCATGTGCCCGCACGTGGGAAGATGTTGAATATCCTGTGGAAATCGAGACAGTTGAAGTTTTCAGCTGGGTTGATCCAGAAAACCGCGGGGATGTTGATGGTGATATCCATTATGTTGATGGAGAAGTGATTGACATGAAGCCAGTACTTGAAGAATTGATTCTTCTTGAAGTACCAATGCAAGTATTCAAAGAGAATACCGAAGGACAAGTGCAAGGCGGTAAAGACTGGTCCTATTCAACGGATGAAGATGTAGAAAAAGCTAAAGAGGTTGACGAACCAAAACTGGATCCAAGACTGGCTGATTTAGCTAAGTATTTTGATCAAACAGATGAATAA
- a CDS encoding ketopantoate reductase family protein, producing the protein MRIEIIGAGSVGLLIASYLIEQQTDVTLVKRKQYQKEQSIARTNIDGSITSDLHVSISSRPSSKADLIIVAVKYGQLQAVYPMLAEIPVNIPVLFVQNGLAHFEEALQLPQQQIAFSSIQFGAQKIEEFHVAHKGIGVMKIAVARGDLTSFTFFKKFSKMNFPIDFEQDAELMLLEKALLNCFINPLTAILQLKNGRLITENNAFQLLKNLYNEVMTVFPQYEKIIQFGQVVALCEKTASNTSSMLGDRLAGRKTEIDTIVAPILKKAALQNQTMPMLQTVYLLVKAFEESGEKM; encoded by the coding sequence ATGCGTATCGAAATTATTGGAGCAGGTTCAGTAGGATTATTGATTGCGAGTTATTTAATAGAGCAGCAAACAGATGTGACCTTAGTGAAGCGCAAACAATACCAAAAAGAGCAAAGCATCGCACGAACAAATATTGATGGTAGCATAACTAGTGATTTACATGTATCAATATCGTCTCGCCCTTCAAGTAAAGCTGATTTAATTATTGTGGCTGTTAAATATGGACAATTACAAGCCGTTTATCCAATGTTAGCGGAAATTCCAGTGAATATCCCGGTATTATTTGTCCAAAATGGATTAGCTCATTTTGAAGAGGCGTTACAGTTACCGCAACAACAAATCGCGTTTAGCTCAATTCAATTTGGTGCACAAAAAATCGAGGAATTCCATGTTGCACATAAAGGAATAGGTGTGATGAAAATTGCAGTAGCACGTGGAGATTTGACGTCATTTACTTTTTTTAAAAAGTTTTCCAAAATGAATTTTCCAATCGATTTTGAACAAGATGCAGAATTAATGCTTTTAGAAAAGGCATTGTTAAATTGCTTTATTAACCCGTTAACTGCTATTTTGCAATTAAAAAATGGACGATTAATAACCGAAAACAATGCTTTTCAATTGCTAAAAAATTTATATAATGAAGTAATGACGGTATTTCCACAATATGAAAAAATCATTCAATTTGGGCAAGTTGTAGCGCTATGTGAAAAAACAGCTTCAAATACCTCATCTATGTTGGGAGATCGCTTGGCAGGTAGAAAAACTGAAATTGATACAATCGTAGCGCCGATTTTGAAAAAGGCAGCCCTGCAAAATCAAACGATGCCGATGTTACAAACGGTATACTTACTTGTCAAAGCCTTTGAAGAGAGCGGTGAAAAAATGTGA
- a CDS encoding enoyl-CoA hydratase/isomerase family protein, with translation MDYIIHNDNGILTFTINREEKRNAINYAVMDGLKEVITYIKENDDVRFLVITGAGEKSFCSGGDLLEFHNLETEDQAFGMLSKMADILYEVATLPVPTIALINGTAVGGGCEIATACDFRLMASHAKAGFIQGSLAITSGWGGGTYLFERGIRHDRALKMLVDAKPYNAQTLYEIGWAMRVYIEGTKEQALADFIEHMAKIHPSVHQAYKEIELRKWRERNMYERVMEEVRLCAKLWESDAHHVAVQNFLNKKK, from the coding sequence ATGGATTACATAATTCATAATGACAATGGGATTTTAACCTTTACAATTAATCGTGAGGAAAAGCGTAATGCGATTAACTATGCAGTAATGGATGGCTTAAAAGAAGTGATTACATACATAAAAGAAAATGATGACGTGCGCTTTTTAGTCATTACTGGAGCAGGAGAAAAATCATTTTGCTCAGGTGGAGACTTATTAGAGTTTCATAATTTAGAAACGGAGGATCAGGCGTTTGGTATGTTGAGTAAAATGGCAGACATTTTATATGAAGTAGCAACATTACCTGTGCCGACAATTGCATTAATTAATGGAACGGCAGTCGGTGGTGGCTGTGAGATTGCGACAGCTTGTGATTTCCGTTTAATGGCCTCACATGCGAAGGCGGGCTTTATTCAAGGTTCACTTGCGATTACATCTGGCTGGGGTGGCGGTACGTATTTATTTGAGCGTGGAATACGTCATGATCGTGCATTAAAAATGCTAGTAGATGCAAAACCATATAATGCACAAACATTGTACGAAATTGGTTGGGCAATGCGTGTTTATATTGAAGGGACAAAAGAACAAGCACTAGCTGATTTTATTGAGCATATGGCAAAAATTCATCCATCTGTGCATCAAGCATATAAAGAAATCGAGCTTCGTAAATGGCGTGAACGTAATATGTATGAGCGTGTGATGGAGGAAGTTCGTTTATGCGCAAAACTTTGGGAATCTGATGCACACCATGTAGCAGTGCAAAATTTCTTGAATAAGAAAAAATAA
- a CDS encoding nucleotidyltransferase: protein MQAVGIVVEYNPFHNGHLHHVTEAKRTTNSDVAVAVMSGQFLQRGEPALVDKWHRTKMALQSGVDIVIELPYIFSTAQATLFASGSIQLLEAMHCKHLAFGSEQGTITPFINTYEVIESNRDLYNSIIKEHVQQGKSYPQALFIAYEQLTQHYPNAYIDLAQPNNILGYHYVEAIKQLHCIMQPATIQRIAAGYYDAIDTSSQIASATGIRQALFGGQDLNEVAQFLPHASIEQLQIWQQTHGQFASWESFWPLLKYAIIRHTPQQLKQYADVAEGLENSLIKHAATSDSYAEFMNSLKSKRYTWTRLQRMLTHIFTGVTKEQLHQTKTPSYIRILGMTKQGQGYISSIKKSLTLPLISRVASVSDPVLAIDLHATQMYQQGVAQFSNIKIDEDYKSPPIRF, encoded by the coding sequence ATGCAAGCTGTTGGTATTGTCGTAGAATATAATCCTTTTCACAACGGTCACTTACATCATGTAACCGAAGCAAAACGCACAACAAATTCCGATGTTGCAGTTGCGGTAATGAGTGGGCAATTTTTACAGCGAGGAGAACCTGCACTTGTTGATAAATGGCATCGCACAAAAATGGCATTACAAAGCGGTGTCGACATCGTTATTGAGCTTCCATACATTTTTAGTACCGCGCAAGCCACGTTGTTTGCATCAGGCTCAATTCAACTACTAGAGGCCATGCATTGCAAACATCTTGCTTTCGGAAGTGAACAAGGAACAATCACTCCTTTCATTAATACTTATGAGGTCATTGAAAGCAATCGTGACCTGTATAACAGCATTATTAAAGAACATGTTCAACAAGGTAAAAGCTATCCACAAGCCTTGTTTATTGCCTACGAACAGCTTACTCAGCATTATCCAAATGCATACATTGATTTAGCTCAGCCAAACAATATTTTAGGCTATCACTATGTAGAAGCAATTAAACAGCTCCATTGCATTATGCAACCGGCTACGATTCAGCGCATTGCTGCAGGCTATTATGATGCGATTGATACTTCAAGCCAAATCGCTAGTGCAACGGGTATTCGACAAGCATTATTTGGCGGACAAGACTTAAATGAAGTGGCACAATTTTTACCTCATGCAAGTATAGAGCAACTTCAAATTTGGCAGCAAACCCATGGACAATTTGCTAGTTGGGAAAGCTTTTGGCCACTTTTAAAATATGCGATTATTCGCCATACACCACAGCAATTAAAACAATATGCCGATGTCGCAGAAGGTCTTGAAAATTCACTCATTAAACACGCAGCTACAAGTGATAGCTATGCTGAATTTATGAATAGCTTAAAGTCAAAGCGTTATACATGGACACGTCTACAACGTATGTTGACACATATTTTTACTGGGGTTACAAAAGAGCAATTACATCAAACGAAAACACCAAGTTATATCCGAATTTTAGGAATGACAAAGCAAGGGCAAGGCTATATTTCAAGCATAAAAAAATCTCTTACGTTACCACTTATTAGTCGTGTAGCTTCTGTTAGTGATCCCGTTTTAGCAATTGATTTACATGCGACACAAATGTACCAACAAGGGGTCGCACAATTTTCGAATATAAAAATAGACGAAGATTATAAATCTCCGCCTATCCGTTTTTAA
- a CDS encoding DUF3397 domain-containing protein, whose translation MILFLQFMLATIIIFPIIAFLIMLIVCRILKFNKQKAIGLAADVTTLILLFSVPIAIRSLWELSIWIPMLVVLLIVAIIFTYMDWRSKKEIEVGPLLKKIWRVDFLMLSLAYFTVWLVGIAHSVMIFMMIE comes from the coding sequence GTGATCTTATTTCTTCAGTTCATGTTAGCGACCATTATTATTTTTCCGATAATCGCTTTTTTGATTATGTTAATTGTTTGCCGGATACTGAAGTTTAACAAGCAAAAAGCGATAGGATTAGCAGCGGATGTGACGACATTGATTTTGTTATTTTCAGTCCCAATTGCTATTCGTAGCCTATGGGAATTGTCGATTTGGATTCCGATGCTTGTCGTTTTGCTTATTGTTGCAATAATCTTTACATATATGGATTGGCGATCAAAAAAAGAAATCGAAGTAGGGCCGTTATTAAAGAAGATTTGGCGTGTGGATTTTTTAATGCTAAGTTTGGCTTATTTCACAGTTTGGCTTGTTGGCATTGCTCATTCCGTAATGATTTTTATGATGATTGAATAA
- a CDS encoding RNA polymerase II: MKIAVSIFSFLAILIGTVLFMQFQVYSDEVDSIEKGYQYSQEIEIVYHGDSLDIRQHFKNLPTEEISIEWPKKAINPNCFIENENSCARLSEDSLTFKAGETRAQSISYVIPLEKGLQSSKLMKDVFATLKKGNVQFSTVHISTQPEIQGEWVTGLPLIGEQKLTLVNYTMFSGRGAVKDLYWQDGVIDLQHQSDVLSIYSKTEMNPAFYEKLKTVNFLSDDYFAVINGTNMDSLEGYRMLFLPNLTVEKLQHTVVISQLEAMYEFGDSPNWVKELVASYLTGTVFGSDKTKEVAATITNQMTDEQLDDWLARLQALEGQKMNPQVLDEQLSEVLGASTKYITMSATTEGSYPFLFNDPREIYVNLHKQEAIQVVLKDGEILYSADSLLNELGYDVKTGENGYYVTSETRAFRFPHDPGFYVFNQRRYNTVSMPIKKVAGQNFIEEAWLQRLFLVELTKSENRITITAPGEQQ, translated from the coding sequence ATGAAAATTGCAGTAAGTATTTTTTCCTTTTTAGCAATTTTAATTGGAACCGTACTTTTTATGCAGTTCCAAGTTTATTCGGATGAAGTAGACTCAATCGAAAAGGGCTATCAATACTCGCAAGAAATTGAAATTGTTTATCATGGCGATAGTTTAGACATTCGCCAGCATTTCAAAAACTTACCTACAGAAGAAATTAGTATCGAGTGGCCGAAAAAAGCGATTAATCCGAATTGTTTTATTGAAAATGAAAATAGCTGTGCGCGTTTAAGTGAAGATTCTTTAACATTTAAAGCAGGTGAAACACGTGCACAATCGATTTCTTATGTTATTCCGTTAGAAAAAGGGTTGCAGTCTAGCAAACTGATGAAAGATGTGTTCGCAACATTAAAAAAAGGCAATGTCCAGTTTTCTACGGTACATATTTCTACTCAACCTGAAATTCAAGGGGAGTGGGTGACAGGCTTACCGTTAATTGGTGAGCAAAAACTAACATTAGTAAATTACACGATGTTTAGTGGGCGTGGTGCAGTAAAAGATTTATACTGGCAAGATGGTGTCATTGATTTACAGCATCAATCCGATGTGTTATCCATTTATTCGAAAACAGAAATGAATCCGGCTTTTTATGAAAAACTAAAAACGGTAAATTTTTTAAGTGATGATTATTTTGCGGTTATAAATGGAACAAATATGGATAGTTTAGAAGGATATCGAATGTTATTTTTACCGAATCTTACAGTAGAGAAATTACAACATACCGTCGTAATATCACAATTAGAAGCAATGTATGAATTCGGTGACAGTCCAAATTGGGTGAAAGAATTAGTTGCCTCTTATTTAACGGGAACTGTATTCGGTAGTGATAAAACAAAAGAAGTTGCAGCTACGATTACAAATCAAATGACTGATGAACAATTAGATGATTGGTTAGCGCGTTTACAAGCGTTAGAAGGTCAAAAAATGAATCCGCAAGTTTTGGATGAGCAATTGTCAGAAGTGCTAGGTGCGTCAACTAAATACATAACGATGAGTGCGACAACAGAAGGTTCTTATCCATTTTTATTTAATGACCCACGTGAAATTTATGTCAACTTGCATAAGCAAGAAGCGATTCAAGTGGTATTAAAAGATGGGGAAATATTATATTCCGCAGATTCTTTATTAAATGAGTTAGGATATGATGTGAAAACGGGTGAAAACGGGTATTATGTAACGAGTGAAACACGTGCGTTCCGATTCCCACATGACCCAGGCTTCTATGTATTTAACCAGCGTCGTTATAATACGGTATCAATGCCGATTAAAAAAGTTGCAGGGCAGAATTTCATTGAAGAAGCGTGGTTACAGCGTCTATTTTTAGTCGAGTTAACAAAATCGGAAAATCGTATTACGATTACAGCACCTGGTGAACAACAATAG
- the rpmF gene encoding 50S ribosomal protein L32 translates to MAVPFRRTSKTAKRKRRTHFKLSVPGMVACPNCGEAKLSHRVCKACGQYKGKEVVAK, encoded by the coding sequence ATGGCTGTACCATTTAGAAGAACTTCTAAAACTGCAAAAAGAAAGCGTCGTACGCATTTCAAATTATCTGTACCTGGTATGGTAGCTTGCCCAAACTGTGGTGAAGCTAAATTATCACACCGCGTGTGCAAAGCTTGCGGACAATACAAAGGTAAAGAAGTAGTAGCAAAATAA
- the rsmD gene encoding 16S rRNA (guanine(966)-N(2))-methyltransferase RsmD, with translation MRVVAGDRKGMPLKAIAGSTTRPTTDKVKESIFNIIGPFFDGGTVVDLFAGSGGLGIETLSRGAAHALFIEKDSRAFQVLQENIKKCRYEDSSELFRVDATRAVKALIKRDIVIDYLFVDPPYHKKEYYELVETLVESGKLSEQAIIMCEHSTEVTLPENYGVYRLVRQETYGSTIISIYRYEEEEGAIE, from the coding sequence ATGCGCGTAGTTGCGGGTGATCGAAAAGGAATGCCATTAAAGGCCATTGCAGGTAGTACAACTCGACCAACAACCGATAAAGTAAAGGAATCAATATTTAATATTATTGGGCCGTTTTTTGACGGTGGTACGGTAGTTGATTTATTTGCTGGAAGTGGTGGGCTAGGAATTGAAACATTAAGCCGTGGGGCAGCGCATGCTTTATTTATAGAAAAAGATAGTCGCGCATTCCAAGTGTTGCAAGAAAACATTAAAAAATGTCGTTATGAGGACTCTTCGGAATTATTCCGAGTTGATGCAACACGTGCGGTAAAGGCATTAATAAAGCGTGATATTGTTATTGACTATTTATTTGTCGACCCACCATATCACAAAAAAGAGTATTATGAGTTAGTTGAGACGCTTGTAGAAAGCGGTAAATTATCTGAGCAGGCGATTATTATGTGTGAGCATTCGACAGAAGTAACGCTGCCAGAAAATTATGGTGTGTACCGTCTTGTTAGACAAGAAACATATGGAAGTACAATTATCTCGATTTATCGTTACGAAGAGGAAGAGGGAGCAATCGAATGA